The following coding sequences lie in one Arachis hypogaea cultivar Tifrunner chromosome 4, arahy.Tifrunner.gnm2.J5K5, whole genome shotgun sequence genomic window:
- the LOC112797039 gene encoding DEAD-box ATP-dependent RNA helicase 41 isoform X2, with the protein MPTPVQMQAIPAALTGNSTLVLAETGSGKSASFLIPIISRCASHRLVFTPDKKPLAMVLTPTRELSIQVEEHAKLLGKGLPFKTALVVGGEAMARQLYRFQQGVELIVGTPGRLVDLLTKHEIDLDNVMTLVLDEVDCMLQRGFRDQVIQIYRALSQPQVLMYSATMSHDLEKMANSLANGVSVISVGKVNSPNKAVKQVAIWVESKQKKQKLFDILLSRQHFKPPAVVYVDSRLGADLLANAIKVATGISANSIHGEKSMKERREIMQSLLVGEVPVVVATGVLGRGVDLLGVRQVIVFDMPNSIKEYIHQIGRASRMGGEGEAIVFVNEESKNVFPDLVDVLKSGGAAVPRELANSRYTTGFFPGGKGSKKRKHR; encoded by the coding sequence ATGCCTACCCCTGTTCAGATGCAAGCAATCCCTGCCGCTTTGACGGGAAATAGCACGCTTGTTCTGGCTGAAACAGGATCTGGAAAGTCTGCTTCGTTTCTTATTCCAATAATTTCTCGATGTGCAAGTCATCGCCTTGTATTTACTCCAGATAAGAAGCCTTTAGCGATGGTGTTAACACCTACTAGAGAGCTTTCTATACAGGTTGAAGAGCATGCAAAGTTGCTCGGAAAGGGGTTACCATTTAAAACTGCCCTTGTGGTTGGTGGCGAGGCCATGGCTAGACAACTCTATCGCTTTCAGCAAGGAGTTGAACTGATTGTGGGAACACCAGGAAGGCTTGTCGATCTTTTAACAAAGCATGAGATCGACTTAGATAACGTGATGACTTTAGTTTTGGATGAAGTTGATTGCATGCTTCAAAGGGGTTTCAGAGATCAGGTCATACAGATATACAGGGCTCTGTCACAACCTCAGGTCTTGATGTATTCTGCAACAATGTCTCATGATTTAGAGAAGATGGCAAACTCTCTTGCGAATGGTGTGTCGGTTATCTCTGTTGGGAAGGTGAATAGCCCAAATAAGGCTGTGAAGCAGGTCGCTATTTGGGTTGAGTCAAAGCAAAAGAAGCAGAAGCTGTTTGACATATTACTGAGTAGGCAACATTTTAAGCCACCGGCTGTAGTGTATGTGGACTCCCGACTTGGAGCAGATCTTCtggcaaatgcaataaaagttGCCACAGGAATTTCAGCTAATTCAATTCATGGAGAGAAGTCCATGAAGGAAAGGAGAGAAATAATGCAGTCACTTTTGGTTGGTGAGGTTCCGGTGGTTGTGGCTACTGGAGTTTTGGGTAGGGGAGTTGACCTATTGGGTGTGAGGCAGGTAATTGTGTTTGACATGCCAAATTCTATTAAGGAGTACATACATCAGATTGGAAGGGCATCTAGGATGGGAGGGGAAGGTGAAGCCATAGTTTTTGTGAATGAGGAGAGCAAGAATGTCTTTCCAGATTTAGTTGATGTATTAAAATCTGGTGGAGCAGCTGTTCCCCGGGAGCTTGCCAATTCACGGTATACCACTGGATTTTTTCCTGGTGGCAAGGGTTCAAAAAAGCGAAAGCATAGATAA
- the LOC112797039 gene encoding DEAD-box ATP-dependent RNA helicase 41 isoform X1 produces the protein MGYSETNQHDEEASKIPALPTDAPNDADDVKLRSRDQREALLGEPKCIICGRYGEYICDETDDDVCSLECKQLLLGRIAKSLPPVGGVLQPPKKLPAADECFYVRENDCESGTLSLARDQVELLRKKLEIHVKGDVVAPVLSFASCSLPDKLLHNVEAAGYEMPTPVQMQAIPAALTGNSTLVLAETGSGKSASFLIPIISRCASHRLVFTPDKKPLAMVLTPTRELSIQVEEHAKLLGKGLPFKTALVVGGEAMARQLYRFQQGVELIVGTPGRLVDLLTKHEIDLDNVMTLVLDEVDCMLQRGFRDQVIQIYRALSQPQVLMYSATMSHDLEKMANSLANGVSVISVGKVNSPNKAVKQVAIWVESKQKKQKLFDILLSRQHFKPPAVVYVDSRLGADLLANAIKVATGISANSIHGEKSMKERREIMQSLLVGEVPVVVATGVLGRGVDLLGVRQVIVFDMPNSIKEYIHQIGRASRMGGEGEAIVFVNEESKNVFPDLVDVLKSGGAAVPRELANSRYTTGFFPGGKGSKKRKHR, from the exons ATGGGTTATTCTGAAACCAATCAGCATGACGAAGAAGCATCCAAGATTCCAGCGTTGCCAACTGATGCACCTAATG ATGCAGATGATGTGAAATTGAGGTCTAGGGACCAAAGAGAGGCTCTCCTGGGTGAGCCAAAGTGTATCATATGTGGCCGTTATGGTGAGTATATCTGTGATGAAACTGACGATGATGTTTGCAGTTTGGAATGCAAACAATTACTACTAGGCAGAATCGCCAAATCCTTGCCTCCTGTTGGAGGAGTTCTTCAGCCGCCTAAAAAACTACCTGCAGCTGACGAGTGCTTTTATGTTAGAGAGAATGATTGTGAATCAGGAACTTTATCTTTAGCTAGAGATCAGGTTGAATTGCTTAGAAAGAAGCTTGAAATTCATGTGAAGGGTGATGTAGTGGCGCCGGTTTTGTCATTTGCTTCATGCAGTCTCCCTGACAAGCTCCTCCACAATGTAGAAGCAGCGGGGTATGAAATGCCTACCCCTGTTCAGATGCAAGCAATCCCTGCCGCTTTGACGGGAAATAGCACGCTTGTTCTGGCTGAAACAGGATCTGGAAAGTCTGCTTCGTTTCTTATTCCAATAATTTCTCGATGTGCAAGTCATCGCCTTGTATTTACTCCAGATAAGAAGCCTTTAGCGATGGTGTTAACACCTACTAGAGAGCTTTCTATACAGGTTGAAGAGCATGCAAAGTTGCTCGGAAAGGGGTTACCATTTAAAACTGCCCTTGTGGTTGGTGGCGAGGCCATGGCTAGACAACTCTATCGCTTTCAGCAAGGAGTTGAACTGATTGTGGGAACACCAGGAAGGCTTGTCGATCTTTTAACAAAGCATGAGATCGACTTAGATAACGTGATGACTTTAGTTTTGGATGAAGTTGATTGCATGCTTCAAAGGGGTTTCAGAGATCAGGTCATACAGATATACAGGGCTCTGTCACAACCTCAGGTCTTGATGTATTCTGCAACAATGTCTCATGATTTAGAGAAGATGGCAAACTCTCTTGCGAATGGTGTGTCGGTTATCTCTGTTGGGAAGGTGAATAGCCCAAATAAGGCTGTGAAGCAGGTCGCTATTTGGGTTGAGTCAAAGCAAAAGAAGCAGAAGCTGTTTGACATATTACTGAGTAGGCAACATTTTAAGCCACCGGCTGTAGTGTATGTGGACTCCCGACTTGGAGCAGATCTTCtggcaaatgcaataaaagttGCCACAGGAATTTCAGCTAATTCAATTCATGGAGAGAAGTCCATGAAGGAAAGGAGAGAAATAATGCAGTCACTTTTGGTTGGTGAGGTTCCGGTGGTTGTGGCTACTGGAGTTTTGGGTAGGGGAGTTGACCTATTGGGTGTGAGGCAGGTAATTGTGTTTGACATGCCAAATTCTATTAAGGAGTACATACATCAGATTGGAAGGGCATCTAGGATGGGAGGGGAAGGTGAAGCCATAGTTTTTGTGAATGAGGAGAGCAAGAATGTCTTTCCAGATTTAGTTGATGTATTAAAATCTGGTGGAGCAGCTGTTCCCCGGGAGCTTGCCAATTCACGGTATACCACTGGATTTTTTCCTGGTGGCAAGGGTTCAAAAAAGCGAAAGCATAGATAA